Below is a window of Bordetella genomosp. 9 DNA.
GGCGCGTAGATTCGGCGTCGCGGCCCGCCAGGCCGGCGGCGATGACCTCGGCCACCAGGACGGCCAGGGGCGCCAGCGCGGGCAGCACGTAGCCCACGAGCTTGGACGCCGGCAGCGAAAAGAAGGCCACCACCACCGCGATCCAGATGCCCATCAGCAGCCGCACGGCATACGCGTCGTCGTTATCGCGCGACCAGAACGCCTTGCGGAACACCGCCCCCAGCCAGAAGGTCCAGGGCAGGATCAGGCCCGCCATCACCGGAGGATAGAACCAGAAGGGCTCGCGGTTGTTGAAGGTGGCTTCGGCGAAACGGTCGAACTGCTGGTAGATGAAGAAATAGTTGAAGAAGCCGGAGAAATCCTCCTGCATGGCCCAGAACCATGGCAGGCACACCACCACGAAGGCGATGATGGCGGGCGGCCACAGCAGCGCGGCCAGGCCACGCCACTGCCGCAGCGCGAGGATCCAGAAAAACAGGATGCCGGCCGGCAGCACCACGCCGATCAGGCCCTTGGAAAGCACGCCCAGCGCGGCCAGCACGCCCGTCGCCAGGGCCAGCATGCGCCAGGGGGCGCCGCGCGCCGCATTCAGCACGGTCGCGGCCCCGGCCACGGTGGTCAGCGTGATCATGCCGGCCACCAGCATGTCCAGATTGGCGAACTGCGCGGCGCCGAAGAAGAACGGCTGGGTGGCCAGGACGATCAGGGCGATGGTCGCCGTCCGCACGCCGCGGTAGCGCCGCATGAAGGCATATACGGCCATCGCCGCGGCCCAGGCGGCCAGCCAGGAAGGCAGGCGCGCCGCCCAGGGATGCACGCCGAACAGGTCGAAGGCGGCCGACGCCAGCCAGTAGTACAGCGGCGGCTTGTGGAAGAACGGCATGCCGTTGAGCAGCGGCACGATGCGCTCGCCGCTGCGCATCATTTCCCAAGCTACGCCGGCGTAACGGCCTTCATCCGGCAAGGTCATCGGCCGCAGCCATGACAGCCAGAGCAGCCACGCCCCGGTCAACAGGAAAAGCCATCCCCTGGACAACGCCTCAACGCGGCGCATCCATGCATCCAGTACTCGCGACATGTTATCGGGAATTATTTTTTTCAGTGAAGACTCTGCCGCGCTGTTCGCGCACGACATACAAGGGGCGGCCCTTGACTTCGTCGAAGATGCGGCCGACGTATTCGCCGACGACCCCCAGGGACAGCAGGTTGATGCCCGCGAAGAACATCAGCGCGGCGACGATGGTGGTCCAGCCGGACACCGCGTTACCGTACATCAGGAAGTCCACCACCAGGTACACCCCGTAGGCGAACGACAGCAGCGCGAAGACCAGGCCCATCATGCTCACCAGGCGCAGCGGCCAGGTGGTGAACGCCGTCAGGCCGGCGAAGGCCAGCTTGAACAGCTTGCGCTTGCTGTAGTGCGTGGTGCCATGCGCCCGCTCGTCGGGCGTATAGGGCAGCGCCTCGGCCTCGAATCCCACCCAGGCGTACAGGCCCTTCATGAAGCGCGTGCGCTCCGGCAGCGCGTTCAGCGCCTGCACCACGCGGCGGTCCATGAGACGGAAGTCGCCCGCGTTCGCCGGCACTTCCACCCCGCGCCGTTCGCTGAGCATCCGATAGAACAGATGTGAGCCGGCGCGCTTGAACCAGGACTCGGAATCGCGGTTTTCGCGCACGGCGTAGACCATGTCGGCGCCGGCGCGCCAGCGAGCCAGCATTTCCGGGATCAGGGCCGGCGGATGCTGCATGTCGGCGTCCAGCGAGATGACGACGTCGCCGGTCGATGCCTCCAGGCCCGCGCTCAGCGCGGCTTCCTTGCCGAAGTTGCGCGACAGGCGCACGTAGCGGAAGCCGGCGATGGCCGTCCACTGCTGCATCAGTTCCGGGGTGCCGTCCGTGCTGCCGTCATCGGTGACGATGACTTCCCAGGAACTGCACAGCTTGCTGAGCATGGACATCAGCGCGGGCAGCAGCACGCGCAGGTTGTCGCACTCATTCAGGCAGGGAACGACGCAGGAAATTCGGATGTCGCGGATTTCCGGCCGGGGAGGCAGGGCGTCGGCGGGGAGCGTGCGCGGCGCGAACGCTTCAGTGCGGGATTCGATGTACATGACGATCGCAGGGTAGTAACTGCTGCGGCGCAGTATCCGCCCGTGGTCGTCGAATTTTCATGAAATGGCGCGTAACGAAGCCATGGAACTTGCCCCGCCTCGCCTGCGGGAGGCCCCTATTGTAATGAAGGTGCAAAACCCCTAGCATCCGTAGAACGATTTACTAAATCGTTACACCAAACTAAAAAATACGGAGACAAGCCCATGATTTCGCACGCCTTTTCACCACCGAAACCCCTCGTCTCGCGCCGTGGCTTCCTGAAATCGGCGGCCGGCGCCGCCGCCGCCATCACCGCGCCCGGCCTGCTCGCCGCCCCGGCCACCGTGGCCCTGCGCTGCTCGATCTCCCAGCCGGCCGACCAGCAGTCCGCCCAGTACATCTGGTACGAACGCTTCGCCGGCGACCTGAAACAGTCCGTCGGCGACCGCATCCGCGTCGATATCTTCCCCAATGGCCAGTTGGGCAAGGAGTCGGACGTCGTCCAGCAGGTGCGCCTGGGATCCATCGACATGATGATCACCGGCAGCTCCATCTGGGCGACGGCGCTGCCGGAACTGGCGCTGCTGGACATGGGTTTCGTGTTCGACAGCTGGGAACACGTCAACAAGTCCGTCGACGCCGGGGTGGGCGAGCAGTTCAACAAGCTGCTGCAAACGCGCACGGGCTGCACCTTCATCGGCTGGGGCAACCACTTCAACGCGCGCAGCGTCTACACCAAGAAAGTCGTGGAACACGACAGCGAGCTGAAGAACGTCAAGCTGCGCGTGCTGCCGACGCCCATCTTCGTCGAGACCTTCAAGCTGATGGGCGCCATCCCGACGCCCATCCCCATCAACGAGCTCTACACGGCGGTGCAGACCGGCGTGGTCGACGGCTTCGAGCATGACGCCGCGACGGTGCTGTCCAGCAAATTCAATGAAGTCGTCAGCAACTGCTGGCTGACCAACCATCTGTTCAGCCCATCCATAACGGCCATCGGCAAGCGCGGCTTGGGCAAGGTGCCGGCCGATCTGCAGCCCGCCTTCCTGAAGGCGGCGGAAGAAGCGTCGCTGTACCAGCGCCAGGTCGCGGGCAGCAAGGGCAAGCAGGCGCTGGCCGACCTGGAAAAGCTGGGCATCAAGTTCCACCCCATGGATCCCGGCGAACGCCAGCGCCTGCGCCAGGCCATGGAAGAAAAGCTGTGGCCCAGCGTGACGTCGCAGTACCCGGTGACCAAGCCGATGCTGGACATCATCAATCAGTCGCGCGCCTGAGCGCCCCGATGAACCCGGCCAGCCGCGGCGACCACGCCGCGACGGGCCGGGACATCCGCTGGAGAACAGCATGAACGCACATGTACTGGCAGGCGCCGGCAGCGCGGCGGGCCACACCGCCGCCGGGGGCGGCGTGGCGCAGGCGCGCTGGCTGGCGCGCATCTGCAGCATCATCGAACATTTCTGCGGGCTGGTGCTGGCCGTGGACGTGGGCGTCGTCTTCGTCTCGGTCATCCTGCGCTACTTCCTGCACAGTCCCGTGGACTGGGCGGAAGAAGCCGCGCGCGGGCTGATGGTCACGCTGGTGTTCCTGGGCGGCGCCACCGTGCTGGCGCGCCGCCAGCATGTGGGCATCGACGTCTTTCGCGGCCTGCTGCCCCGGTCATGGCGGGAGCCCGCCCTGCAGCTGGGCGGCTGGGCGGTGGCGGGCACCTCGGCCGCGCTGTGCTATTCGTCGTGGGAACTGCTGCAGGATTCGGTGAACGTCACCACGCCTATCGGCACGCCGCAATGGCTCAGCGTGCTGCCGGTCTTCGTGGGCGCGCTGTTCATGACGGTCGTCGGCGTCGCCAACGCGCTGTGCGGGCCGCGCCGCGCGGTGTACGGGACGCTGGCCGGCGCGGTCGCGTTGTGCGTGGCGGTGTGGGCGTGGAACGCCCATATGCCGGAAGGCTGGGCGATACGGCCATGGTTGCTGCTCACGCTGGCTTTCGTCTTCAGCCTGGTCGCGGGCGTGCCGATCGCCTTCGTGCTGGCGCTGTCGTCGCTGGTGTATTTCCTGGCCGAGCCATCGCTGCCGCTGATCATCTATTCGCAGCAGGTGATGGCCGGAATGGACCACTTCGTGCTGCTGGCGATTCCTTTCTTCGTGCTGGCCGGGCTGGTCATGGAATCCAACGGCATGTCGACGCGCCTGATCGAACTGCTGGTGCGGATGTTCGGCCGGGTGCGCGGGTCGATGAACCTGATCTCCATCCTGGCCACCGCGTTCTTCTCCGGCGTATCGGGCTCCAAGCTGGCCGACATCGCGGCGGTGGGCGGCATCGTGGTGCCGGCGGTGCGCCGCACGAAACAGGACGTCAACGAGACCGCGGCGGTGCTGGCAAGCTCGGCCGTGATGGCGGAAACGATACCGCCCTGCGTGAACCTGATCATCATGGGCTTCGTCGCCAATATCTCGATAGGCGGCCTGTTCCTGGCGGGACTGGTGCCGGCGGCGGTGCTGGCCACCGGGCTGTCGGCCATGGCGATCTGGTTCGGCAAGAAGGTCGATCCCATGCTGGCGTTTCCGGTGCGCATGCCGTGGCCGCAGCTGCTGGGCGGCGCCTTCATCGCACTGGTGATGGTGGGCATGATAGGCAAGGGCGTGACGTCGGGCGTGGCCACGTCCACGGAAGTGTCCGCCTTCGCGGTGGTGTACGCGCTGGTCGCCGGCGCCCTGGCCTTCCGCGAGCTGACGCCGCGCGCCATCGTGGCGCTGTTCGTGCGCGCGGCATCCATGGCGGGCGGCATCCTGTTCATCATCGCCGCGGCGTCCAGCGTGGCGTTCGCGCTGACGGTGCAGCAGCTGCCGACCTTCCTGTCGGACACCATGACGCACCTGGCGCACACCTACGGCAGCACGGCGTTCATCCTGGTGTCGGCGGCGCTGATGGTGGTGTTCGGCGCCATCCTGGAAGGGGCGCCGGCGCTGATCATCTTCGGCCCGCTGCTGACGCCCATCGCGCAGCAGGTCGGCGTGAATCCGCTGCACTTCGGCACCGTGGTGGTGATCGCCATGGGCCTGGGCCTGTTCAGCCCGCCCTTCGGCCTGGGGTTGTTCGCCACCTGCGCCATGACCGGCACCCGTGTCGAAGAGGTCTCGCGGCCGATGGTCAAATACCTGATCCTGCTCGCGATCATGCTTATAGTGCTGATCTTCGTGCCCGCGATCAGTCTGTGGGTGCCGCGCATGATGAATATGGCTTGAGAGAGGCGATGACGACGATCCAGGATGTAGCCGCGCTGGCGGGCGTGTCGGTCAGCTCGGTGTCCAACGTACTGAACGGCCGCACGGACCGGCTCCGCCGCGATACCCTGCAGCGCGTGCAGGACGCGATCAGGGAACTGAACTACCGGCCCAACCTGGTGGCGCGCCAGTTGAAGACGGGTTACGCGCCCCTGATCGGGCTGCTGGTGCCGTCCACCGCCAACCCCATGTTCGGGGAACTGGCTGTCCACGTGGAAGCCGCGGCGCGCGACGCGCACGGCTTTCGCGTGCTGCTGGGCAATACGCATCGCGACCGGGAGCAGGAGTCGCGCACCTTCGACGACCTGATTTCGCTGGGCGTGCGGGGCGTCATCCTGGCGTCGTCGCGCACCGACGAAGATCACCTGGACGCCGCGATCGCGCGCGGCCTGGCGGTGGTCAGCTACGACCGCGGCGGTGACGGCGATACGCGGTCGCGCATCGATCACGTGTCGCCGGACAACATGCTGGCGTCGCGGCTGGCAGTGCAGCACCTGGTGGCGCACGGCCACCGGCGGCTGGCGCTGGTGACGCCGGACGTGAAGACGGTCAGCCGGACGCTGAAGCGCCAGGGCTTCCTGCAGGCGGCGCGGGAGGCCGGCCTGGCCGACCACGCGCAGGTGCTGGAAGGCGCCACGCGAACGGGCTATGGCGATTCGAATCTGGCCGACGAAGGCTATGCCATGGCGGGTCGCATCGCGGCGATGCCGTCGCGGCCGACCGGCATCATCGCCATCAACGACATGATGGCGCTGGGCCTGATGGCCGGCCTGCATCGCGCGGGGCTGTCGGTGCCGGGCGACGTGTCGGTCATCGGCATGGACAACCTGGTGATGACGGCCTACGCCAATCCGCCCTTGACCACGGTGGAAATGCCCAGCGCCGACATGGCCCGCGCCATGGTGGCGATGGTGATCGAACGGCTCGCGCAGCCAGCCCTGCCGGCGCGCGAAGTGCTGTTCCAGCCACGGCTGGTGGAACGGCAGTCGGTGGCGCCGCCACCGGCCCCCGCTTCCCCGCGCCCGCGCGCGCGGGTTCCCAGGAAAACATCCGCATGACCCCGACCATACTGTTGACGCACTCCCCGCACGCCCTGGCCAACTATTACGGCGACCGTGCCTTGCGCGGCCTGCGCGAACTGGGCGACGTGCGCCTGAACCCCGGCGCCGATCCCACCACGCCGGAAGCGCTGATCGATCTGGCGCAAGGCTGCCACATCATCGTCTCCAGCCGCCTGGCCGCGTCGCCGGCGGCCGTGTTCGACGCCCTGCCCGATCTCGTCGCCTTCTGCCGCGTCGCGGTGGACATCCGCAACATCGACATCGACGCCGCCAGCCGCAACGGCGTGCTCGTCACCCGCGCGACCCCGGGCTTCGACGCCTCGGTGGCGGAATGGATCGTCGGCGCCATGATCGACGCCAGCCGCCACATCAGCCGCGCCGCGTCGGCCTATTGGACCGGACAACCGGCGCCCATCGTCATGGGCCGCGAGCTGCGCGGCGCGACGGTGGGCATCATCGGCCACGGCCACATCGGCAGCTACCTGGCGCGCATTACCCAGGCGCTGGGCATGCGGGTGCTGGTGCAGGACCCGCAACCGCAGACCCTGGCGCCCGGCATGCGCCAGGTGGACCTGGATACGCTGCTGGCCACGTCCGACTACGTCGTGTGCCTGGCGCCCGCCTTGCCCGAAACGGCGAACCTGATGGGTCGCGCCGCCTTCGCGCGCATGAAACCCGACGCGATCTTCATCAACGCATCGCGCGGCGAACTGGTCGATGAGGAAGCGCTGCGCGACGCGCTGGACCAGGGCGTCATCGCTTGCTGCGCGCTGGACGTCGGCCGCGCGCAGGATCAGATGCCATCGCCCTGGCTGGCCGCGCACCCGCGCGTCATCGCCACGCCGCACGTCGGCGGCCTGACGCCGCAGGCGGCCGAGCATCAGGCGATGGATACGGTGGAGCAGGTGCGCGCCATCGTGACGGGCGCCGAACCGCCGCATGCGGTCAACGCGGCGCAGGCAACCCGCCTGCGCCGGCTGGGTCGATGATCAGGAACCGGAACATGAAGACACCGCTGTTGAAAGCGCCGGCCGGCGCCTGCGATTGCCATATCCATATCTACGAGCTGCAGCGCTTTCCGCTCGCGCCCACCGCCACTTTCGGCCCGCCGCAGGCGTCCTGGGCCGACTATCTGCAGGTGCGTCGGGCCCTGGGGCTGGCGCGCGCCGTCATCGTGCAGGCCACCGGCTACGGCTTCGACAACCGCTGCGCGCTGGAAGCGCTGGCGCTGGCGCAAGGCTCCGCGCGCATGATCGCCACGCTGCCGGTGGATACGCCGGCCGGCGAATTGCGGCGGCTGCATGCAATGGGCGTGCGGGGCGTGCGATTCATGATGATTCCCGACAGCGGCGGCGTCATGCGCTGGGACGACCTGGAACCCATGGCCGAACGCATCGCCGAGCTGGGCTGGGTCATCAACCTGCAGCTGGATGGCCGCGAACTGCCGCACTACGAAAAACGGCTGGCCGCCCTGCCCTGCCAGCTCAGCATCGACCACAACGGCAAGTACCTGACGCCGGTCGCGCCCGCCGACCCGGCGTTCCAGTCCTTGCTGCGCCTGCTGGATGGCGGCCGCGTCTGGGTCAAGCTGTCCGCGCCCTACGAAACGTCGAAATCCGGGCCGCCGCACTATGACGACGTCAGCGCCCTGGCCGCCGCTCTAGCGAGCGCCTGTCCCGATCGCTGCCTGTGGGCCAGCAACTATCCGCACCCCGGCCGCACCGACGCGCCGGACAACGCGGACATGCTGGATCTGCTGGCGCGCTGGGCGCCGGACGAACAGGTCCGCAAGAAGATCCTGGTGGACAATCCGGCGCGCCTGTACGGGTTCTGAAGGTCACGCGGGGCGCTTCGGCGCCCCGCCCTGCCGCAGCGGATCCAGCAAAGACTTGAGCCCGTTGTGGTCGAGCTCGTGCATCAATCCCAGCAGTTCCCCCAACCGCCCTGGCGGAAACCCTTCCCGTGCGAACCAGGTCAGATAATGCCCCGGCAGGTCCGCCAGCAGGCGGCCCTTGTACTTGCCGAAAGGCATGGTCCAGGTGACCAGGAGCTTGAGATCTTCGGGTTGCATGAGACGGTATCGAACTACGGCGCGTGATTGTATGCCTGCGGCCGATCCGTGATGTAGCGGCCCGGACGCGCGCCGGTGGCGGCGCCGTCCTGCCAGGTGGCGACGCCGGCGACGAAGACGTGGCGCATGCCGTCGCAGGCTTCGGTCGGTGAATCGAAGGTCGCCTTGTCGATGATGGTGTCCGGGTCGAACACCGCGAGATCGGCGTGGCAGCCGACGTCGACGCGGCCGCGGTCGCGCAGCCCCAGGCGCGCGGCCGTCAGGCCGGTCATGCGATAGACGGCGTTCTCCAGCGGAAAGAGTCCCAGCCCGCGTCCGTAATGGCCCAGCACGCGTGGGAAGGTTCCCCACAGGCGCGGATGCGGACGGCCTTCGCTGGACAGGCCGTCGGAGCCGATCATCGTGTCCGGATACTGCAGGATGCGCCGCACGTCGCCGTCGTCCATGATGAAGTACACCGCGCCGGCCGGCAGCAGGCGTTCCGCCGCTTCGCGCGCGCCGCAGCCCCATTGCTTCGCCAGGTCTTCCAGGTAGCGGCCGGCGGCCTCCGGATGCGGCTCGGACCACGTGATCATGGTGCGATCGCAGATCTCCACCCGCTCCGGCCGCAGGATGGTGGACGACGCATCGTAGGGGTAGCAGTCCAGGCAGACCGACTGGCCGCGCGCCGCGTCGCCGATGCGCGCCAGCGTCTGCACCGAGCGGCCGTGGTTGTGCTTGCCCACCAGCTTGTGGTGCGAGATCACGACCGGCACGTTCAGCGCGGCGCCGATGCGCAGGCTTTCCTCGATGGCGTCCATGACGCGATCGCCTTCGTCGCGCATATGCGTGGCGTAGATACCGCCCAGGCGGGACATGGGCTCGCAGACCGCGATGATCTCCGCTTCCGGCGCCGCCGCGGCCGGCGGATAGAAAGTCCCCGTGGACACGCCCAGCGCGCCGTCGTTCAGCGCCTGTTCGACATCGTCCCGCATGGCGTCGATCTCCGCCGCCGTGGCCGGCCGCGTGACGTCGCCCATGCGCATCACGCGCAAGGTGGAATGGCCCACCATGGCGGCCACGTTCACGGCGGGCGCCGTCGCGTCGATCGCCTGCCGGTACTCGGCGAAACTGCCGTAGGCGTTTCCGCGGCCCAGCAGGTTCAAGGGCGGCACCAGGGTTTCGCCGCCGCGCAGCGGCGCCAGGCTGATCCCGCAGTTGCCGTTGACCACGGTGGTGACGCCCTGCGACACCTTGGGCAGCATGTCCGGCATGTCGAGCACCGCACGGTCGTCATGCGCGTGGCTGTCGATGAAGCCCGGCGCCACCACCAGCCCGGTCACGTCCAGCCGGCGCGCCGCGGGCGCGGCCGACAGATCGCCGATGCCGGCGATGCGGCCGTCGCGCACGCCGACATCGGCGCGGCGGCGGGGCGCCCCCGTGCCGTCGACGACGTCGCCGCCTTGCAATACCAGGTCATAGGGCTGCTGCATGTTCATGGTCGCGATCCTTCGTGGGTTCGATACGCCGGCGCGGCGGCAAGCCCGCCGCGCCGCGGTGGCACGGCAGCATTGTGCGCCCCCAAGGCTTGCGAGGCCAATGCAAAAGGCGCATCACGGCATAACCTTTAGGCATGTCCCCTGGTGCCCGGGCGTTCCCTTAGCGGCAAATCGTACGCGTTTACCCTAATAGAACTATACATGCATAACCATCGGTTATGGTCCATGCCGCAATTGCTATTTGTACGGCGGCCGGCGCAAACGGCATGATGCGCCCCAGATGCCACGTCCAGGGACTCCTCATACCATGCGTATCTTCAGCGCCGGCCTCGGCACCGAAACCAACACCTTCGCGCCGTTGCCGACCAGCATCGACTCGTTCCGCGGCCGGGAATACTATCCCGCCGGCACGCATCCGGACGCGCCGACGTCGCAGGGCGCGCCGCTGTGGGTGGCCCGCAAGCGCTGCGCGCAATCGGGCTGGACGCTCAAGGAAGGCCTGGTCACGACGGCGCAGCCCAGCGGCATCACCACCCGCTCGGCCTACGAAACCCTGCGCGACGAGATCCTGGCCGACCTGCGCGCGGCTTTGCCGGTGGACATCGTGCTGCTGGGCCTGCATGGCGCCATGGTGGCCGATGGCTATGACGACTGCGAAGGCG
It encodes the following:
- a CDS encoding TRAP transporter substrate-binding protein; the encoded protein is MISHAFSPPKPLVSRRGFLKSAAGAAAAITAPGLLAAPATVALRCSISQPADQQSAQYIWYERFAGDLKQSVGDRIRVDIFPNGQLGKESDVVQQVRLGSIDMMITGSSIWATALPELALLDMGFVFDSWEHVNKSVDAGVGEQFNKLLQTRTGCTFIGWGNHFNARSVYTKKVVEHDSELKNVKLRVLPTPIFVETFKLMGAIPTPIPINELYTAVQTGVVDGFEHDAATVLSSKFNEVVSNCWLTNHLFSPSITAIGKRGLGKVPADLQPAFLKAAEEASLYQRQVAGSKGKQALADLEKLGIKFHPMDPGERQRLRQAMEEKLWPSVTSQYPVTKPMLDIINQSRA
- a CDS encoding NAD(P)-dependent oxidoreductase, whose amino-acid sequence is MTPTILLTHSPHALANYYGDRALRGLRELGDVRLNPGADPTTPEALIDLAQGCHIIVSSRLAASPAAVFDALPDLVAFCRVAVDIRNIDIDAASRNGVLVTRATPGFDASVAEWIVGAMIDASRHISRAASAYWTGQPAPIVMGRELRGATVGIIGHGHIGSYLARITQALGMRVLVQDPQPQTLAPGMRQVDLDTLLATSDYVVCLAPALPETANLMGRAAFARMKPDAIFINASRGELVDEEALRDALDQGVIACCALDVGRAQDQMPSPWLAAHPRVIATPHVGGLTPQAAEHQAMDTVEQVRAIVTGAEPPHAVNAAQATRLRRLGR
- a CDS encoding ArnT family glycosyltransferase; the encoded protein is MRRVEALSRGWLFLLTGAWLLWLSWLRPMTLPDEGRYAGVAWEMMRSGERIVPLLNGMPFFHKPPLYYWLASAAFDLFGVHPWAARLPSWLAAWAAAMAVYAFMRRYRGVRTATIALIVLATQPFFFGAAQFANLDMLVAGMITLTTVAGAATVLNAARGAPWRMLALATGVLAALGVLSKGLIGVVLPAGILFFWILALRQWRGLAALLWPPAIIAFVVVCLPWFWAMQEDFSGFFNYFFIYQQFDRFAEATFNNREPFWFYPPVMAGLILPWTFWLGAVFRKAFWSRDNDDAYAVRLLMGIWIAVVVAFFSLPASKLVGYVLPALAPLAVLVAEVIAAGLAGRDAESTRRGYRLCQAVAIAFCVLMTVFVAIYSSPTSAPLARRARPDFKQGDQIVMLHAYAYDLPMNMRDTRPAWVVDDWNNPEIPVRDNWRKELYDAGQFRPDVMKDTLISMHELQSRLCAAPAGQAFWFWGNPADDQEAYPALRGVAPFAVNGKRALWRVVPDATFRSRYCDGTPKNG
- a CDS encoding DUF3820 family protein, whose translation is MQPEDLKLLVTWTMPFGKYKGRLLADLPGHYLTWFAREGFPPGRLGELLGLMHELDHNGLKSLLDPLRQGGAPKRPA
- a CDS encoding LacI family DNA-binding transcriptional regulator; this encodes MTTIQDVAALAGVSVSSVSNVLNGRTDRLRRDTLQRVQDAIRELNYRPNLVARQLKTGYAPLIGLLVPSTANPMFGELAVHVEAAARDAHGFRVLLGNTHRDREQESRTFDDLISLGVRGVILASSRTDEDHLDAAIARGLAVVSYDRGGDGDTRSRIDHVSPDNMLASRLAVQHLVAHGHRRLALVTPDVKTVSRTLKRQGFLQAAREAGLADHAQVLEGATRTGYGDSNLADEGYAMAGRIAAMPSRPTGIIAINDMMALGLMAGLHRAGLSVPGDVSVIGMDNLVMTAYANPPLTTVEMPSADMARAMVAMVIERLAQPALPAREVLFQPRLVERQSVAPPPAPASPRPRARVPRKTSA
- a CDS encoding TRAP transporter large permease, translated to MNAHVLAGAGSAAGHTAAGGGVAQARWLARICSIIEHFCGLVLAVDVGVVFVSVILRYFLHSPVDWAEEAARGLMVTLVFLGGATVLARRQHVGIDVFRGLLPRSWREPALQLGGWAVAGTSAALCYSSWELLQDSVNVTTPIGTPQWLSVLPVFVGALFMTVVGVANALCGPRRAVYGTLAGAVALCVAVWAWNAHMPEGWAIRPWLLLTLAFVFSLVAGVPIAFVLALSSLVYFLAEPSLPLIIYSQQVMAGMDHFVLLAIPFFVLAGLVMESNGMSTRLIELLVRMFGRVRGSMNLISILATAFFSGVSGSKLADIAAVGGIVVPAVRRTKQDVNETAAVLASSAVMAETIPPCVNLIIMGFVANISIGGLFLAGLVPAAVLATGLSAMAIWFGKKVDPMLAFPVRMPWPQLLGGAFIALVMVGMIGKGVTSGVATSTEVSAFAVVYALVAGALAFRELTPRAIVALFVRAASMAGGILFIIAAASSVAFALTVQQLPTFLSDTMTHLAHTYGSTAFILVSAALMVVFGAILEGAPALIIFGPLLTPIAQQVGVNPLHFGTVVVIAMGLGLFSPPFGLGLFATCAMTGTRVEEVSRPMVKYLILLAIMLIVLIFVPAISLWVPRMMNMA
- a CDS encoding glycosyltransferase family 2 protein, with amino-acid sequence MVMYIESRTEAFAPRTLPADALPPRPEIRDIRISCVVPCLNECDNLRVLLPALMSMLSKLCSSWEVIVTDDGSTDGTPELMQQWTAIAGFRYVRLSRNFGKEAALSAGLEASTGDVVISLDADMQHPPALIPEMLARWRAGADMVYAVRENRDSESWFKRAGSHLFYRMLSERRGVEVPANAGDFRLMDRRVVQALNALPERTRFMKGLYAWVGFEAEALPYTPDERAHGTTHYSKRKLFKLAFAGLTAFTTWPLRLVSMMGLVFALLSFAYGVYLVVDFLMYGNAVSGWTTIVAALMFFAGINLLSLGVVGEYVGRIFDEVKGRPLYVVREQRGRVFTEKNNSR
- a CDS encoding amidohydrolase family protein — encoded protein: MKTPLLKAPAGACDCHIHIYELQRFPLAPTATFGPPQASWADYLQVRRALGLARAVIVQATGYGFDNRCALEALALAQGSARMIATLPVDTPAGELRRLHAMGVRGVRFMMIPDSGGVMRWDDLEPMAERIAELGWVINLQLDGRELPHYEKRLAALPCQLSIDHNGKYLTPVAPADPAFQSLLRLLDGGRVWVKLSAPYETSKSGPPHYDDVSALAAALASACPDRCLWASNYPHPGRTDAPDNADMLDLLARWAPDEQVRKKILVDNPARLYGF
- a CDS encoding N-acyl-D-amino-acid deacylase family protein; the protein is MQQPYDLVLQGGDVVDGTGAPRRRADVGVRDGRIAGIGDLSAAPAARRLDVTGLVVAPGFIDSHAHDDRAVLDMPDMLPKVSQGVTTVVNGNCGISLAPLRGGETLVPPLNLLGRGNAYGSFAEYRQAIDATAPAVNVAAMVGHSTLRVMRMGDVTRPATAAEIDAMRDDVEQALNDGALGVSTGTFYPPAAAAPEAEIIAVCEPMSRLGGIYATHMRDEGDRVMDAIEESLRIGAALNVPVVISHHKLVGKHNHGRSVQTLARIGDAARGQSVCLDCYPYDASSTILRPERVEICDRTMITWSEPHPEAAGRYLEDLAKQWGCGAREAAERLLPAGAVYFIMDDGDVRRILQYPDTMIGSDGLSSEGRPHPRLWGTFPRVLGHYGRGLGLFPLENAVYRMTGLTAARLGLRDRGRVDVGCHADLAVFDPDTIIDKATFDSPTEACDGMRHVFVAGVATWQDGAATGARPGRYITDRPQAYNHAP